The Vidua macroura isolate BioBank_ID:100142 chromosome 2, ASM2450914v1, whole genome shotgun sequence DNA window CATCCACCTGAGCCCACTGTGAAGACGCCTGGTGGGAATGACACAATCCACAGACAGGGGGAATAGATGAGAAAAAATGCAAGTACCCAGCAGATTGATACTCAAACAGCTGAGACAAGTTAGGGGTCAAGATATCACCCCTAACCACCATGGGCAAAAAGCATGCATCCAAAACTTGACAAAGTACAATTGAATCCTTCTCCACAAGAACTCTCCTAGAGATCCTGATGCCAGCTAATAATGTAGGTTGCAATTAGAAAAGGAGAACATGAAAATATGCCTTTGAATGAAACTCCTAGCTCTCCCAAACCACCACAGATCTTCTCTGATTACCCCAAAGTTTCAAACCATTTAACCACACAACAAATTAAAGactctagaaaaaaaaacaacagtgaaGAACCAGTCACAATCCTATGTATCATTGACCTGGGTTTGCCATCCCTGTATATGGATTATAATAGTCATGACCACCAAAAACCTCACTTGACTCTTTAGTCCAGAGCAAATCAGGAGCTGCAATGCACCACAAAAAGGGAGAGGTCATCACTCAGCAGTTGTGGAAAAAACTCCAGGGTACTGGAATAAGATTCACTTAATTTTTTCTTGATGCACTCATTAGGGTACATCACAAACACACTTGGTAAACAAACTCATGACGTGGGTTTCACATttggaaagcaaatgaaaaactCTGTGGGCAAAAATCTCCCAAGTCTCCTACAGCAACAAAAAGATGGAGTAGACTCAGCCTCTTTAACCACCATGCTTTCTACTTTAACCTTTCTACTTTCTCCTAAAGGCTGAAAAATTCTTCTGTCTTCCCTAACTAGATCctattttcctctctccagtCTATCCCTCCATACAGAAGAGTATCAATAGCTGAATCAGTCTTTTTCATCCATGGGGTCATGTTGGCAGAAGGTAGATGCTGATGCATCCTGGCAGGGCAGCATGAAGCTACTTGCTCTGTCACTTACATTGGCAGATTCTGAGTTTTCATCTACAGCCTATGTCAGACATCAAAGGCAAAACAAAtgtactttttttgtttggttagttCTGCTCCTTTTAATATTATTGAGAAAAAGCCCACTCGCGCACACAAAACAAGGCTTACCAATTAGATGTTCTCTGTTCGTTTTCTTGGGTCTCCCTGTCTGGGGATCCATCCCCTTAGAGGGAAGCTCTGATCCCCTCACAGATGAGACAACAGCGTGCCTTGAAACTGCAAGGCTTGTGCAAGATGTTGAAGAgggaggcaggatgggaggaGAAATTCCCCACATGAGAGTCTTCTGGGAGTTAGTTACCCTGGTGAGGAGAGGATGCTCACAAACACCAAGTCTTGTGTCTCTGGTGTAACTGGATGGTATTCTGTGGCCGTCCTCTGTCTGGGGTGCACTTGGCCCCGCTGGTCTTAGGCCCCAAAAAATACAAGCTGGATATACTTTCTATGAATCCATCACCAGAGATTAAAACACCCACGAACGAGACAGGAAGATaaaagtcctgtgaggagcagctgaggtacAGCCTGAAGAAAATGAGGCTCAGGGGAGATCTTAACACTCTCTATACCTGCCTGAAAGGATGTAGTAGCAAAGTGAGGATTGGTCTCTTCGAAAGAAACAAGCAACATTATAAGAataaatggcctcaagttgtgccaggggaggcttagattaaatatgaggaaaaacttACTTCACCAAAACAGTTgccaaacactggaacaggctatCCAGAGAAGTGGTAGACTCTCCCTCACTGGTGGCATTTAAAGGACATGTGTATGTGGCACTTAAAGATGCAGTTTAGCAGTGgagttggcagtgctgggttaatggttggactggATCTtaagaggtcttttccagcctatgATCCTATAAAGCAAGGCAGAGATTgcatgctgctcctctgctaTTCTGGGGCTCAGCTGCTGTTCAGATCTCAAACATCAgcataataaataaacaaaactccAGGTGAGGTCTCCAAACTGTGTAGAATAGCTCACCACACCCCTCTTCACACTGTCCCATCAGTACAGACTGAGCCCTATTGAACTGGATAACCTAGAAACCATAGCAGAAGCATTTCAGCTCCCAATCCTTAAAACTGTACCCCAAGAgtatttttcaataaatattttgacaATCAAACTAAGCACAGCATTTCATTTCTGAAGGCTGTAGCAGCAGAGGGCAACCCTCTCAAAAGACAAGGCTGTTGcttgttattttaataaaatatgagAGGTGCTATCTTTCATATGTAATTTATGAGTTTGATATATAGCTGCATTAATTACAGGGCTGGTTTTTGTGAGCATCTGTTAACTGGAATATCTGTGAAGATCTGGCTTCATTTCACCCAAGTCTTCCTCCTGGTCAGTAATCACCCTGGCCCCAGATGGATCATTCAAAGCTGATTGTTCCCCAGAGAATCCTTTTTCAGTCTCACAGAGAGGAAACTAGACCCCTGaactgacattttaaataccACTGAAAGCCATAAGCACAGTCTGAAAAATCAGGATTGACACGCTTATTGCAATATGCTCCCAAAAATGTGACAAAATTCATTTTAGGCCATTTGTAGCATTTTCATCATTATTTGACTTCCAAACATTTGAGCTGTATGATCACACCTCTTCAGGACAGACGCTTATTAGCAGGGTAGCATGTGTGAACAGTGACAAGAGGAATGTGGTTTagttatttcagaaacaaaaacataatATGCAAAACTATCCCAacgttttttttttaattttagagcaGAACTAAAGTTATTGAAAATAGCTTAATTCTGAACCATTTGAACGCCAcaatttaaaaagctgtttataCCATCAGATAAATGAGCAGCACATACTAAAAATTAACAGATATAATTGCTCCCTGTTTATTGACAACTCCCTGAGGTGACTGTAAATAGAGGTGAGTAAAGCAgatgttttgtgtttgtgttcagGAACATCACAATATTCATTTTAACGTAAGctgcactttttttctcttttcaaaattttgaaatcaaagtcAGGGCAATCTTAACACTTTCTCTTTGGGACTATAGTGGGGCATGTGGATAACTCATGTCCCAGATTACTACAGATCATTCAGAGATTAAAACACATGAGAGCTCTGGCGCAAAGCAGTTTACAAGCTGCAAGTTCACTGGTGCTGAACAGCCTGGTGCACTCCTGTGACAGAGTGTACAGCCACAAAGACTGAGCTCAAAGCTGCTTCAGCAGAACTTACTTAGAAGCCACATCAGATGACTGGTTTGGGCTGCTCACAGTTCAGCTATTTCTGCAGAGTTTTATATTTGTGATATAGCTAAAACCTTCAACTTCTATTCCAAAAGCAGCATGAGGGCTCAGGCATGATCAGGTGCTTACCTGTAAGTGCATCATTCTCCAACATTCCTCTGCACCAACTGCTACATTTACAAGTGGCACCAGTCCTTTACAATGTCTCTGCAATGTCTACCTTCTCACACTTACCTCATCATCCAGTTGTAGAGACTCAATCCACAGCCATTTGTAAACAGTGCCAAtcccaaaaatgcaaaaaagaatTGTCAGGCAGTCCCCACTGAGATTTGCAAACAAAGTTGTAGGtttaaatttgcctttttctgaCCTTCTTAGGCCCATACTACTTTCTTTTCCATGCACTGGGCTTTAGCCCTGTACATTTCTCAGCTTAGTCTTTTCCTGGCCCCAGGTTCTGCCTACTTACTTCAGGCTCGGCATTCCCTTTCCCCAGGTCAAAATTGAGGAGACAGGACAGAGCAGATTAACAGTACTGTCCTTTGGCTTGTAGGAACATCCCCATATTGCTGCTTCTCCTCATGAAAACAACATCAGTTTTCAACAGCTGAAAGTCTGGAGATGACAGAAGGCCCTGCTTTGGCCACTAGAGTAAATACAAGAGAGAGACAAAGGTATTGCTCCTCTACGAATACAGAAAGGAAGGCAATTTGCAAGAAAGTCAGAACATTCATACTATAGCAAGTTTCCCTTCAGGACGAGGCAAACTCCCAACACTCATTTGCAAACCAgaggaaaaggacagaaaattaCTGTTTCTTTCCTATTCACTGCAGCTGCAATTACAGCACTTGCAAGAAACATTGAAACTTGTTTGCAAACACAGTCCTGGTATGTTCTTAGTTGTTgcaaaaaaggttttatttcaaGGAACACTTCACCACACCATTTCTACGCAGGCGGTCAGTACACACAAAATAGAGCAGTAATAGGCAActtaaacagtgaaaaaaatcaattagtCCAGAAATTAAAGTCATACAGCAAGAGCCCTTTCCCGGCACAAGCTCAGTTTAAGGTGGTTTGCCTCAGGAGCAGGCATTTCCTTGGCTGTCTAAAAATGGTGCTCAAGTAAGCATGAAAGAGCTCAGGACAAATCACTCTCTTCAGAAATTCCAATGCTGGGTCACAGCAGTTTGCTGCAATGCAGAACACGGACTTTAttcctgaggaggaaaaaaaattaatgaaaaccaATTTTATAtcaggagaaatattttaaaaattgaattttaaccCTAACCTCTGTTAGTTCCTTTACAGTAGAGTTCCTTTACAATATCCAGCTCAGTATGATTCAGTAAGATCCAGTAAGAACCAGAGCCCATTCCAGACATAAGACCTTTACAATTAAACACTTCTTAACACTGATGGGAGCATCAAACACTCTTCTCTGGTAAAGTGGCTGGACAACACCCAGTAACTACACTGCTTCAGGAGAAGAACATTTAATACAGGGGATTTCACTACTTCTCACCTGTTTTCATTTGGAGAAACAAGACTCAAATCTCTTCAGCATCTCTGAGTTGTCCAGTGCTCAGACAGGAACCCCATACCCCATGACCATTCAACAGATATTTTAGAAACAAAGGTACAAAGTGCTTATTTACTGACAAAACAGtatttgtgaggtttttgtgAGCGACAGGGTGACGTGAATTAGTTTGAAATTTGCTTGATGAGGAAACTAGGATTAAAACAGGATGTCAGACTCAGCACCTCAGTAAGGTTACGAAACACTTATTGACTTGGAACTGGTTTACATATGCATCCAGGGAAGGAAAGCCAATTTGCTCTTGATAAGATACCTCtatctttattttctccaaCTCATCTGCAAATCTACAAAGAACAAGTTATGGAAAGAAGGACAAGCAGAGTAAAATGAAAGATGGTAGAGATCTCTTCCACAGATTTCTTAAGTCAATATATCAATATCAGATAtatcaattttaaaagcagttcaGAGTGAAGAATCATGAGAATTTAACAGgtttcacaaaataaaaaatgtaagaacacaatttttttttagatttaacATAATATGTAAGTTTGATTATTAAAATGTCAAAGAATTTAagtttttaatctaaaaattaaataggatATTTCTAATGTCACTCCTTAGGAGGACAATTCTATAATTTTGGCCAGAATTCTGCATCAAAAAGAAACAGCATAAGCAAGATCAAGCAACAGAAGTAtcttagaaaaaaacaagtttattCATTCATATTTTAGGTGAATATGCAAATAGTCAGCAAAGCCTTTTTGCCATGACTgtaaactttttatttaaaaaaattatgttaaaaacCAATACAGTAATTTCCATTAATGTTCTAAAAAAGTTTGTTCACatcttgaaagaaaatacattagcAACATCTCCCAGCAGAATCAatctttaaaaaagtaaaactcTAGGTGCAGAACATTTCTACAGTGTAGTATCtctacattttaatttattcacaTGATTGAATATCATTCACCTCTATTGTCTCTAGACCATGATCAAGAGCATTCCTTAAATAGAAGATATTCAATGATGTGTTACACATTGCCACAGATACTGACATTAGAAGAGTGCACAACTCAATTTAACTAACAAAACAAGACCTTTCTATATGCTGCATTATAACAGTTAATTTAGCTATATGCCTTTAAAATCACGTatgttttccaaggaaaaatactaaaaaaatccATGGTCCAAATTCTGCTCCCACTTATATTCACAGGATAAGATAAGCACCATCAAATTGTAGTTTTTAGCTGAAAAGCATATAGAGAACCAGTTTGTGAGTATAAGGGAGAGAAGAACTTGCCCCATGTCTGTAAACATTCACATAATTCTGCAGTCAAAAGTGCCAGATAGGCAGCCTATCCGCAGTACAATTATTTCATTCAGAGAGGTGCTGGGGGAAAGGAGAAGACTATGGAACATTATTTTAGAGGCaagttaaaatgtttttatatattttggaAAGACATTCTCAGCTAGCTAAACCATACTCCAGTAAAACATAATCCACTTCTACCCAAATACAGTATAGCAAAATTTCCTAACTTTCTTGTTCAGACAAAGGAGTACTCAATTCAGCAGCAAGCCCATGACAGTATTTCCAAGCATaagaaaaacccacacacaccTCTGACCTACCCTCCCCTTAACATACTGCTGATGCTAACAGGAGATCCTCACACACAGgaagaaaacatctgaaaaacCATAAACTGACCTTGATTTATGCACACACAAGAAGTGTGCTTCTAGACAAAAGGTCATCTACAGCTTTAATTTAGTTTCAGTCCAGATCTCAGTCTATATTAACCACATATACCATACAAAACATAACAGAAGGATAGGTGCTTATTCACACTATTAAATATACTTGGTCTCCCTACTCAGCTTGACAGTCAATTGCCCTATTTACAAAAACATCTGTTTGAATGTTCCTGATCCTCTAAGAAACCAAACATTGAACTCTTAAAATTAAAGAAGAGTAAATGATGCTCAGCAATTCACAGGATCAGACCCTGAATCAAACTGAATGCAATTCGTAAATTAAATATGACATCTGACACAGCCTCCTGGAAACATTTTACCCTcaaattttccctttctttccccagCTCAGACCATGCTCCAACTATGGCAGAGACAGCCTCCAAAGTGAATAGGATCAGGCTCTGTCAAGCAAACACTGCAGTCTTTAGAAATGCCTGGTATTTACTGCCATCCACTCTGGGGCAGACTTGTCTGCAATGAAAATGGTGTTCCTGGTGTTGATGGATAGTTAGCAAAACCTTCAGGCTGAGCTGTATAGTTCTCCAGAGCAGAAGCAGAATGCGCCTTTAAGGAAGATAAGAAGTTAGGAAACAGCACTGacaaaaacaaggaaacaaaaatctaaattaaGCACAATTTCAGCCACAATACCAGTCCTGTTCAAGCCAAAACAAATGGATTATAATCTGAAGTGTGCAAAGAATAGAGATGAACAAGGCATCTATACAAAGATGTTAATCTGTAGTGCAACTATTGCTCCGAAATACCAGAGAATGAAAAAAGCAGTTGGATTAAGAGGGGAAACAGAGAAGTGTTAAtggcatttattttccagtggAGTAAGCACCAGCTGATTTGGAAGGCACAGCTTAATCAGGAGCTGTAATACTTTAGTGACTCTGAactttccttctcttcattGGTCAGGTAAATAAGTATTAATTTTAGTGACTGGATCTTATAAATAAGAACAATTATGTTCTCAATGCAATCTGCATACATTTCTACAGAACAAATAAACTCCTGAGCTGCAAAAGCACGGTCTAGATGAAGTAACTTGCTTCTTACAATCCCCTGATATGCAGAAGGTATCTGACAATATGCTGCACTCTGAATAATACTTAGACACATGCTCCATTTCAACAACTGATGTGTCACAGAACAGAGAAAACATTAAGTCAAAGACACTCAGCTCTCTCTTTTAGTTCCATGTAGAGAAGGTCAAATTTCTTACAAGAGACTGTACAGAGGCTGTTTTTAACAAGACAAGCTAAACATACAAACACAAAGTCTGATGATTTTTTCAGTTAACTTATGTATGTTGATGGGTGAAACAAGCTGTTTCATGGACAAGAGATGATGAAATTACACATTACCCAAAGCCACTTCAAGCTTATATTACAATTCTATTTGTGGGAACTATCAAGAGAAAGGCACAACCACAATAGACACAAATTCAAGACATCTGATTACATGTGCAGAGGCACATAACTCATAACAAACGGTCCACAGAAATCTGTAAATTATTCAAATGTCAGACTGGAACTGAGCAGAAATTTTGCAATGGTACAGTCAGCTCATTAGATTTAACACAAACCCcgtaaaaaattaatttgcattatCTTTTCTTTAACTTCTCCCCATTTTACGAAGAGTTTTAGATAATGTTTTAATCTCATTTATGAAGCATTGTACACTGGCCTTGAGTAAGAAGTTAGCACAAGTTGTTTTTTATCATCATCCTTGTAATCAGTTCTCACACAATTTAGGGTTTTAATCATTTACTGACTTAAACTAATCCCAAGGAGTTAACAGGTAACATGCTCAAAAGATCACTGGAAATAGAACAGTATTAACAAATAGACACATTACCTGTAGTAGTGCTGACTGTGCAGCTGCACTGTGCTGCAATTCCTGTAAGGAAGATTGTGCGGCACTTTGGGGAAAGCCAGGGATACCAGGGAGAGATAAAAGACCAGGAAAAACTGCATTTCCTGGTGTCTGTAGTCCAGAAGTCAAGCTGAAAGAATGTCAAAATGAGGCTATTTTTAGGAACACCTGCACCATGTTTTATCCTGTTTCCCTCTCTATAAGCTTATGTCTACATAAATTACaaaagcagttatttttctAAATCTCATAAAGGCCAGAATTTCTAAACTGAAGTTCAGTCTTTACCTACCTAAAAATTATTCATACATACACAAACCAAGATTGTCTGGAATACATCTAAGGGGACTCAAAATGTTTTGTACCTCAACTGTGTTGACAGtttgcacacaaaaaaaaaaaactttacagACAAGAATTTATGCTGACTACTTCCTTAAAATATCTAAGATTTTGTCTGCTATTACCTGTGTGTATTAATGGATGCCCACGTGGAATCCATTCTTGTAAAAGCCTAGGAGGTGCCAAGTATCCTCATCTGGGAAACAAAATCACTGAGCACCTCACTGGATTAGACTGTCATAACAGAGACTATTAAGGCCAACCTGTTTAGTCACTACCCTATCAGCTTCAAAAGACAAGTGGAAATCTAGTAGTGAACTAACTTTAAAAACTATCTGCAATTAGTAACTATGACTGAAAACATTGTCTACACacctaaaataaaatcagtgttttgctcaagagaaaaagaaatagttaTGACCTCCTCCAAAAACAGTAACGTACCCAGCCTGTGCCACAAGTGCAGAGTTGAAGTTTGAGCTAAAGGCCGAGGCAAACCCTGGCAGGACCGGAGCTGGAGatggggctgtggcagctgccGGCAACGGTGCAACTGCTGCTACTGCAGAAGATGCCTGGAGGCCAGGGAaagaagggagagcaggagtgACAGAGGGTGTGTTAGAGACAGGAAAACCAGGGAAGGATGGGTTTGATGATCCCAGAGGTCCCTGGGCGacagaaaaaagggaagggacaGCACTGGACAAGTTAAGCGAGAAGGGTGGAGCGGAGACTGTTGCGGAGGCAGCGAGTCCTGAGAGCACGGCGGCGGTGGAACTCGCATGGGGGCCGGACACGGCTGAAGCGCTTGTAGCCGGAGTGGCCAACAGAGGCCCTGGGAGAGTGACGGGCGGGGTCAGTGCTGGGTTACCAGTAAAAGCAAAGTTACTGGTTAGAGACGTGAAAGGAGGAAGTCCATTGAACACGGGGGCAATGGGAGCAGAGGAGCCATGTGGGGTGAGGGAAATGGAAGCCAGAGAACTGGAGTTGTTCAGAGGAGCACTCAGAGAGGAGAGCCCTGACAGCGCTGGGTTCAGAGAACTGGGTAAGCTGACGGGCACTGAAGCTGCTGAGGTATATGCACGCCCGAGCCCTGACAGTCCTAGAGTGCCATGAGAAGGGCTGGCTGAATGAGAAGGACCTTTGAAGGCCGACAGGGTAGGACTCATGGGCTCTGTTTTGACCAAAACTGGGATACTtgtggcagctggggctgatgAAAGCTGCTGGTCAGGATTAGTAGGACTTGTGCCATGCAAGAGGGAGGCTGATGAGCCACAGTTGACTGGCATAACTGATGGTGAAGTGGTTAAAGGTGACTGTGCAGGCAATGTGGGAGGAGTGGAACTAGAATTGGCTACAGATGGGGATGGGAGACCTGGAAAAATAGCCAGCCCGGGTGTGGAGGAACGCTGTGTGTGGGGGGTGACTGATGGAGTGTAACATTTGTTGACAGAGGAAGTGGGAGGGTCAGAGTTTTGATTAGAAAGAGCAGATAAAGAAGCAAGCTCACTTGTCACAGCAGAAGGTAAAGCAGATGAATTGATTAATGAAGTGTCATTTGATGTCAGAAATCCCTTTAAGACAGACAAAATCGGGTTAGGCAAGCTAAGCGAGCAAGGAATGGTAGTGGCAGGAGAATTAGCAATTGTAGATGGAACAGGACTAGAAATCCCTTGGGCATTGGGCGGCAAGGACAAAGGGAGGCCAGCAAAGACTGATGACAACACAGCACGATTATTAGCAGAAGCAACTGAAGAGGTTGCAGAGAACGGGAGGCCAGCAAATGGTGTAGCAGCAGATGC harbors:
- the PROSER1 gene encoding proline and serine-rich protein 1 isoform X2; the protein is MDKKSFETVLDEIRKAVLTEYKLKAIEYVHGYFSSEQVVELLRYFSWAEPQLKAIKALQHKIVAVPASKMVNILNCFTFSKDKLIALEILASNIVDAQNYRLIEDLFRINMSEKKRCRRILEQASKTGCKAPHAMISSCGMIPGNPYPKGKPSRINGIFPGTPIKKDTEECTNEGKGIAARILGPSKPAPSTYNPHKPVPYPIPPCRPHATIAPSAYNNAGLVPMANVIAPGLPAPPPYTTNQVVSENEDLSSQTKPSQNQAFSAQTNQLFTPHGSNPSTPAATPVPTPSPVKAISHPLAPATPLISGMNMSTPVLPVFPGQVSSSIHTSQPSTPTPTVIKSLSLPGVPVTSVHSATSTPIPSVFSGLASIPAAMPAPQGSSTPCATPAPTEAFASAATPFAGLPFSATSSVASANNRAVLSSVFAGLPLSLPPNAQGISSPVPSTIANSPATTIPCSLSLPNPILSVLKGFLTSNDTSLINSSALPSAVTSELASLSALSNQNSDPPTSSVNKCYTPSVTPHTQRSSTPGLAIFPGLPSPSVANSSSTPPTLPAQSPLTTSPSVMPVNCGSSASLLHGTSPTNPDQQLSSAPAATSIPVLVKTEPMSPTLSAFKGPSHSASPSHGTLGLSGLGRAYTSAASVPVSLPSSLNPALSGLSSLSAPLNNSSSLASISLTPHGSSAPIAPVFNGLPPFTSLTSNFAFTGNPALTPPVTLPGPLLATPATSASAVSGPHASSTAAVLSGLAASATVSAPPFSLNLSSAVPSLFSVAQGPLGSSNPSFPGFPVSNTPSVTPALPSFPGLQASSAVAAVAPLPAAATAPSPAPVLPGFASAFSSNFNSALVAQAGLTSGLQTPGNAVFPGLLSLPGIPGFPQSAAQSSLQELQHSAAAQSALLQE
- the PROSER1 gene encoding proline and serine-rich protein 1 isoform X1, with amino-acid sequence MDKKSFETVLDEIRKAVLTEYKLKAIEYVHGYFSSEQVVELLRYFSWAEPQLKAIKALQHKIVAVPASKMVNILNCFTFSKDKLIALEILASNIVDAQNYRLIEDLFRINMSEKKRCRRILEQASKTGCKAPHAMISSCGMIPGNPYPKGKPSRINGIFPGTPIKKDTEECTNEGKGIAARILGPSKPAPSTYNPHKPVPYPIPPCRPHATIAPSAYNNAGLVPMANVIAPGLPAPPPYTTNQVVSENEDLSSQTKPSQNQAFSAQTNQLFTPHGSNPSTPAATPVPTPSPVKAISHPLAPATPLISGMNMSTPVLPVFPGQVSSSIHTSQPSTPTPTVIKSLSLPGVPVTSVHSATSTPIPSVFSGLASIPAAMPAPQGSSTPCATPAPTEAFASAATPFAGLPFSATSSVASANNRAVLSSVFAGLPLSLPPNAQGISSPVPSTIANSPATTIPCSLSLPNPILSVLKGFLTSNDTSLINSSALPSAVTSELASLSALSNQNSDPPTSSVNKCYTPSVTPHTQRSSTPGLAIFPGLPSPSVANSSSTPPTLPAQSPLTTSPSVMPVNCGSSASLLHGTSPTNPDQQLSSAPAATSIPVLVKTEPMSPTLSAFKGPSHSASPSHGTLGLSGLGRAYTSAASVPVSLPSSLNPALSGLSSLSAPLNNSSSLASISLTPHGSSAPIAPVFNGLPPFTSLTSNFAFTGNPALTPPVTLPGPLLATPATSASAVSGPHASSTAAVLSGLAASATVSAPPFSLNLSSAVPSLFSVAQGPLGSSNPSFPGFPVSNTPSVTPALPSFPGLQASSAVAAVAPLPAAATAPSPAPVLPGFASAFSSNFNSALVAQAGLTSGLQTPGNAVFPGLLSLPGIPGFPQSAAQSSLQELQHSAAAQSALLQAHSASALENYTAQPEGFANYPSTPGTPFSLQTSLPQSGWQ